One Rhizobium sp. 9140 genomic region harbors:
- a CDS encoding AraC family transcriptional regulator, whose protein sequence is MSEGSDRSEARLARRTAELVLRPRDVHVCSSYATQRARFAEQNVILTTSRSCGKKPSVRSIRRQHFEMEVYRNIGIFNEQDHGPSSPEGNSQKLPSLTFSGGAVSVSGYRLDIDDILIESHSLRGRLEITAHPQSERKIFLFCYTDGFVRQLPSGAAEAHSMVALPAGQPETLWLGDHCEYVSVSIPTALFQKRLSVLLDRPVERSLEFVSFPDGDLESLDILRDQLQVLPAQPILRTKTLLASRNESLRNLLVDCFLQLFPNNYLAVLSDDLPTVAPRHVKRALSHIHGNPHRHIAPQVLADLSSVSKRTLQYAFQSVTGQTITDYQRLLRLGRAHEMVISQVEIPLKAVADIWGFGSYAAFGQSFKKAFGLSPAEARRAREHSGKVSPREQSASGTILPEGKR, encoded by the coding sequence TTGTCGGAGGGAAGTGACAGATCTGAGGCGCGGCTCGCCCGAAGAACCGCCGAGCTGGTCTTACGCCCGCGTGACGTACACGTCTGCTCATCTTACGCGACACAACGAGCCCGGTTCGCCGAACAGAACGTCATTTTGACGACAAGCCGATCATGCGGGAAAAAGCCGAGCGTCAGAAGCATTCGGCGCCAACATTTCGAGATGGAAGTGTATAGGAACATAGGCATATTCAACGAACAGGACCATGGCCCAAGTTCGCCCGAAGGAAATTCCCAGAAGCTTCCCTCGCTCACCTTTTCGGGAGGCGCAGTGTCCGTGTCGGGATATCGACTGGATATCGATGACATCCTGATAGAAAGTCACAGCCTCCGGGGCCGGCTCGAGATCACGGCCCATCCGCAATCCGAGAGAAAGATATTCCTCTTCTGTTACACCGACGGCTTCGTGCGGCAGTTGCCGAGTGGCGCGGCGGAGGCCCATAGCATGGTTGCGCTACCGGCAGGGCAGCCGGAGACGCTGTGGCTCGGCGATCATTGCGAATATGTGTCGGTCAGCATTCCCACCGCCCTCTTTCAGAAGCGCCTCTCCGTCCTGCTGGACAGACCGGTCGAGCGCAGCCTCGAATTCGTAAGCTTTCCGGACGGGGATCTCGAGAGCCTGGATATTCTGCGAGACCAGTTGCAGGTTCTGCCGGCCCAGCCGATCCTGAGGACGAAAACGCTTCTCGCCTCGCGCAACGAGAGCCTGAGAAACTTGCTTGTCGATTGTTTTCTCCAGCTTTTTCCCAACAATTACCTGGCCGTGTTGAGCGACGACCTGCCGACGGTCGCGCCGCGGCACGTCAAGCGGGCGCTGAGCCACATTCATGGAAACCCCCACCGCCATATCGCGCCGCAAGTGCTCGCAGACCTCAGCTCCGTCAGCAAACGCACGCTCCAATACGCATTCCAGTCCGTCACCGGACAGACCATCACGGACTACCAGCGGCTTCTTCGCCTAGGCCGGGCTCATGAGATGGTCATTTCACAGGTCGAGATTCCCCTGAAGGCGGTTGCTGACATCTGGGGTTTCGGATCTTATGCAGCCTTCGGCCAGAGCTTCAAGAAGGCATTCGGCCTTTCTCCTGCCGAGGCGCGCCGCGCCCGGGAGCATAGCGGGAAGGTTTCTCCCCGCGAACAATCGGCTTCGGGTACGATCCTTCCCGAAGGCAAGCGATAG
- a CDS encoding DUF4360 domain-containing protein, which yields MRHSTSFALCLMSIAATSPGRADAADGCADGTFSSVTSPDGNATSVLFDDFSATAGSGAGTSRATSTCQLNIPVTRADGFTVYGVDYRGFVTTEDGQAAQIVTLQDGRQVLKYRVAEPLQDDVATGGKVGTSGSDTLGLTVVVETTAPIDPDNPDASLLLDTVDITRLGFTTLSSVTASTDQLARQRQAIAAELIGTAQGLLGEGERFDAGSAISLFGSSSAAAGFKGRWEAGSGITVLGGAAIVNPDDDDVSVDTLALLAGAVRYTTPQATWRAFGEVGLWGSPNVTTDLSRSYLNVDNIVSAGGTTDGSLFSSYGRIGAVFAPDQANEIVLSARFTKAWLDLDGYSETATDRNLFAATVHGGTSSENIVSAELAWSHQTEGRLDYTLSGAVGRIFADDKAVRASVDWVGDVSGRARDQTFASAGGRIGVRLDDVWRLDTSVAATFRQYDDPEWNVGAQLKAAF from the coding sequence ATGCGCCACAGCACATCGTTCGCCCTCTGTCTCATGAGCATTGCGGCCACTTCGCCCGGCCGGGCCGATGCCGCAGACGGATGCGCGGATGGGACGTTCTCCAGCGTCACCTCGCCTGACGGCAATGCGACCAGTGTGCTCTTCGACGACTTTTCGGCCACCGCCGGCAGCGGTGCCGGCACATCACGCGCGACCAGCACCTGCCAGCTGAATATCCCCGTGACCCGAGCCGATGGCTTCACCGTCTATGGCGTCGATTATCGCGGCTTCGTCACGACGGAAGACGGGCAGGCCGCGCAGATCGTCACCCTGCAGGACGGCCGTCAGGTTCTGAAGTACCGGGTAGCAGAACCGCTGCAGGACGATGTCGCGACCGGCGGCAAGGTCGGCACGTCGGGCTCCGACACGCTCGGCCTGACGGTCGTCGTGGAAACGACGGCACCGATCGATCCCGACAATCCTGATGCCAGCCTGCTTCTCGACACGGTCGATATCACGCGCCTCGGCTTTACCACGCTGTCATCGGTCACGGCCTCGACGGACCAGCTGGCGCGCCAGCGACAGGCGATTGCTGCAGAACTCATCGGCACGGCACAAGGACTGCTCGGCGAGGGCGAACGCTTCGATGCGGGCAGCGCGATCAGCCTCTTCGGATCGTCCAGCGCGGCGGCAGGCTTCAAGGGCCGCTGGGAAGCCGGAAGCGGCATCACCGTTCTCGGCGGCGCAGCGATCGTCAATCCCGACGACGACGACGTCTCGGTCGATACGCTGGCGTTGCTTGCGGGCGCGGTCCGTTACACGACGCCGCAGGCAACCTGGCGCGCCTTCGGCGAAGTCGGCCTCTGGGGCTCGCCGAACGTCACGACGGATCTGTCGCGCAGCTATCTCAACGTCGACAATATTGTTTCCGCTGGCGGTACGACCGATGGCTCGCTTTTCAGCTCCTACGGACGGATCGGTGCGGTATTCGCACCCGACCAAGCAAACGAGATCGTACTTTCGGCACGCTTCACCAAGGCATGGCTCGATCTCGACGGCTACAGCGAGACGGCAACGGACAGAAACCTCTTCGCGGCCACCGTCCACGGGGGAACGTCGAGCGAGAACATCGTCAGCGCCGAACTTGCCTGGAGCCACCAGACCGAAGGCCGGCTGGACTATACGCTCTCTGGTGCCGTCGGCCGCATCTTCGCCGACGACAAGGCCGTTCGTGCCTCCGTCGATTGGGTCGGCGATGTCTCGGGCCGCGCCCGCGACCAGACGTTCGCCTCCGCAGGCGGCCGCATCGGCGTTCGGCTGGACGACGTCTGGCGCCTGGACACCTCGGTCGCTGCCACCTTCCGCCAGTACGACGATCCCGAATGGAACGTCGGCGCGCAACTGAAGGCTGCGTTCTAG
- a CDS encoding methyl-accepting chemotaxis protein — protein sequence MLFPQTPLPLLVFTIGALLVAAFRTGQIVGGRTARANRSADAAFAIDQDSSAESVEATMRLALEQDDRAGNVIDFQTVVAERSGIAEPLADDMDRIVAQLGEYPAYVDLLKRQLHSVTTVSQDAAESLLKSLLDVDQRVTTLMGFLQSAGSSDSSERILGRIEDQLSGCRQHLVNLGDEQKQSSLDAVAFQSKLAAETDSVLQVLDGVQQIARQTTMLSLNVSIEAARVGDLGKGFAVIAHEIRSLAGEVQHLADNVHERVSGLISSVGADLREQSQKRQDTETLAMGKVTDALGLLTTNLVLLLQHQREVLGRVKAENEDIAQPIMAMMGSIQFQDIVRQQIEQITSMAQEVETHVGEMRDGLATPSTIQQIEMLTERLDRLSSSYVMREQRDIHSAVLGHGGSAAAAVVSIELF from the coding sequence ATGCTGTTTCCGCAGACGCCTCTTCCGCTGCTGGTCTTCACCATCGGAGCCCTTCTCGTGGCGGCGTTCCGTACAGGGCAGATCGTCGGAGGCCGCACGGCCCGGGCGAACCGGAGCGCCGATGCTGCTTTCGCAATCGATCAGGACAGCAGCGCCGAAAGCGTGGAGGCGACGATGCGTCTCGCGCTGGAGCAGGACGATCGCGCCGGCAATGTGATCGATTTCCAAACCGTGGTCGCAGAAAGAAGCGGCATCGCGGAACCGTTGGCGGACGACATGGATCGGATCGTCGCACAACTCGGTGAATATCCTGCTTATGTCGATCTCCTGAAGCGTCAGCTTCATTCCGTCACGACCGTGAGTCAGGATGCCGCGGAAAGCCTCCTGAAAAGCCTCCTCGACGTCGATCAGCGCGTCACCACGCTCATGGGTTTCCTGCAGAGTGCTGGTTCAAGCGATAGTTCGGAGCGCATTCTTGGACGTATCGAGGATCAGCTGTCCGGCTGTCGGCAGCATCTCGTCAACCTGGGAGACGAACAGAAACAGTCCTCACTGGATGCCGTCGCTTTCCAGTCCAAGCTGGCGGCAGAAACCGATAGCGTTCTCCAGGTCCTCGACGGCGTGCAGCAGATTGCGCGACAGACGACGATGTTGTCCCTCAACGTCTCGATCGAGGCTGCGCGTGTCGGCGATCTGGGCAAGGGCTTTGCGGTCATCGCCCATGAAATCCGTTCGCTCGCAGGCGAGGTTCAGCATCTCGCCGACAACGTCCATGAGCGGGTCTCCGGGCTGATATCGTCCGTCGGTGCAGATCTGAGGGAGCAGTCGCAGAAGCGGCAGGATACCGAGACGCTCGCCATGGGCAAGGTCACGGACGCGCTGGGTCTCCTAACCACCAATCTGGTCCTGCTTCTGCAGCATCAGCGCGAAGTCCTTGGCCGTGTGAAGGCCGAGAACGAGGACATCGCCCAGCCGATCATGGCGATGATGGGCAGCATCCAGTTTCAGGATATCGTGCGCCAGCAGATCGAGCAGATTACGTCGATGGCTCAGGAGGTCGAGACGCATGTCGGCGAAATGCGTGACGGTCTGGCAACACCGTCCACCATCCAGCAGATCGAGATGCTGACCGAAAGGCTCGACAGGCTTTCCTCGTCCTATGTCATGCGCGAGCAGCGCGATATCCACAGCGCGGTGCTTGGACATGGCGGGTCAGCCGCTGCCGCCGTCGTCAGCATCGAGCTTTTCTGA
- a CDS encoding methyl-accepting chemotaxis protein gives MTLVKKYQKQISDAMAGPVPTRAGSASTSRDADHQRKRARTLAKQQQAAERIAAATAEIAAGINEAASAAEELKRASDQIAAGATEASNAAQESLIACRQMGDSITRQLRASEVGQTKMESTQATVLRTSNEVGALIANVGVAASRQKASVELIAELEKQAANIGDIVKAVGRIADQTNLLALNAAIEAARAGKHGKGFAVVADEVRTLAETSEKSAKQIADLVGQIQVDVKSITTGINASAEAINDEIEKSKLVTEQLEQIRLDAIQVVTGIREIASGAVQSNAAALQALKGSEEIAAAAEEQSAAAEESAKSVQEQSQALAQCEQTAQILTELAEDLKNSTDISKSSEEMASSSEELSSAIQEINRSSSQVQTALDEIRRGSQASASATAESAAAMGQIERGLEIAQGRATESVDRLTAMKNLLERNKTSVDALIGGIQNSATSIRISIGQVKDLAVVSRRIDKIVEAIATVSVQTNMLAVNGSIEAARAGEFGKGFAVVATDIRNLARDSAENADRIKDLVKAVQDQIHAVSRDLDEMVEAALSEVEKAKTTTANLLSIEVEVADVQNGASEILASANEIAAAIAQTKLGIDQISAAAQQSERAADEASTAARQQSQGAEELVRAVEEIASLADELQTAA, from the coding sequence ATGACCCTCGTTAAGAAATACCAGAAGCAGATCAGCGACGCGATGGCCGGCCCGGTGCCGACGCGTGCCGGCAGCGCGTCCACCTCCCGCGATGCCGACCATCAGCGCAAGCGCGCCCGCACCCTCGCCAAGCAGCAGCAGGCTGCAGAGCGCATCGCAGCGGCCACGGCCGAGATCGCAGCGGGCATCAATGAAGCCGCGTCGGCTGCAGAAGAACTGAAGCGCGCTTCCGACCAGATCGCAGCGGGCGCCACGGAGGCTTCCAATGCGGCCCAAGAGTCGCTCATCGCCTGCCGCCAGATGGGTGACTCGATTACCCGCCAGCTGCGCGCCTCCGAAGTCGGCCAGACAAAGATGGAAAGCACGCAGGCGACCGTCCTGCGGACGAGCAACGAAGTTGGTGCGCTGATCGCGAACGTCGGCGTCGCTGCTTCGCGCCAGAAGGCCTCCGTCGAGCTGATCGCCGAACTTGAAAAGCAGGCGGCCAACATCGGCGATATTGTCAAGGCCGTCGGCCGCATCGCCGACCAGACCAACCTTCTCGCTCTCAACGCTGCCATCGAGGCCGCCCGTGCCGGCAAGCACGGCAAGGGCTTCGCGGTCGTCGCAGACGAAGTTCGCACGCTCGCCGAGACATCCGAGAAGTCGGCCAAACAGATCGCCGATCTCGTCGGCCAGATCCAGGTCGATGTGAAGAGCATTACCACCGGCATCAACGCTTCCGCAGAGGCGATCAACGACGAAATCGAGAAAAGCAAGCTCGTGACCGAGCAACTGGAGCAGATCCGGCTCGACGCGATCCAGGTGGTCACCGGCATCCGCGAGATCGCTTCCGGCGCCGTCCAGTCGAACGCAGCGGCCCTTCAGGCTCTTAAAGGTTCCGAAGAGATCGCGGCCGCAGCCGAAGAACAGTCGGCCGCCGCCGAGGAGTCGGCAAAGTCCGTGCAGGAACAGTCGCAGGCGCTGGCACAGTGCGAGCAGACTGCGCAGATCTTGACCGAACTGGCCGAAGACCTGAAGAACTCGACCGATATCTCCAAAAGCTCCGAGGAAATGGCCTCGTCGTCCGAGGAACTGTCGTCTGCAATCCAGGAAATCAACCGCTCCTCGAGCCAGGTGCAGACCGCACTCGACGAAATCCGCCGTGGCTCTCAGGCCTCGGCTTCGGCGACCGCCGAGTCAGCGGCTGCCATGGGCCAGATCGAGCGCGGGCTGGAAATCGCGCAAGGCCGCGCGACCGAAAGCGTCGATCGACTCACGGCTATGAAGAACCTGCTGGAACGTAACAAGACCTCGGTCGATGCGCTCATCGGCGGCATCCAGAACTCCGCCACCTCGATCCGCATCAGCATCGGTCAGGTGAAGGATCTCGCCGTCGTCTCCCGCCGCATCGACAAGATCGTCGAAGCGATTGCCACCGTCTCGGTCCAGACGAACATGTTGGCCGTCAACGGCTCGATCGAAGCCGCGCGTGCCGGCGAGTTCGGCAAGGGCTTTGCCGTCGTTGCCACCGACATCCGTAATCTCGCTCGAGATTCCGCCGAGAATGCCGACCGGATCAAGGACCTCGTCAAGGCGGTGCAGGATCAGATCCATGCCGTGAGCCGCGATCTGGACGAGATGGTCGAAGCCGCTCTTAGCGAGGTCGAAAAAGCCAAGACCACGACGGCGAACCTCTTGTCCATCGAAGTCGAAGTTGCCGACGTCCAGAACGGCGCGAGTGAAATCCTCGCCAGCGCCAACGAGATCGCGGCCGCCATCGCACAGACCAAACTGGGAATCGATCAGATTTCGGCAGCGGCCCAGCAGTCTGAACGGGCGGCCGACGAAGCATCGACTGCCGCACGCCAGCAGTCGCAGGGTGCGGAGGAACTCGTTCGGGCTGTAGAGGAAATCGCCTCGCTCGCCGACGAACTTCAGACCGCAGCCTGA
- a CDS encoding response regulator, whose product MKPILLVDDSTTMLASLSSILTKAGLAFKTAAHGQEAIDSVTRGLAPSLVITDYHMPGMHGVELISRLRKLPTTRFTPMLVLTTDSQQDKRAAAKAAGATGWLVKPVDPAALLQVVRQVMVT is encoded by the coding sequence ATGAAGCCTATTCTGCTTGTGGACGATTCAACCACGATGCTTGCAAGCCTTTCCAGCATTCTGACAAAGGCAGGCCTTGCCTTTAAAACAGCGGCGCATGGTCAGGAGGCGATCGACAGCGTCACGCGCGGGCTGGCACCTTCGCTGGTCATCACCGATTACCACATGCCGGGCATGCATGGCGTCGAGCTCATCTCCCGGCTGCGGAAGCTTCCCACGACCCGGTTCACGCCCATGCTCGTTCTGACGACGGACTCGCAACAGGACAAACGCGCGGCTGCAAAGGCAGCGGGCGCGACCGGCTGGCTTGTGAAACCGGTCGATCCGGCAGCGCTGCTGCAGGTTGTTCGCCAGGTCATGGTTACCTGA
- a CDS encoding DUF4360 domain-containing protein, with protein sequence MKRFGLLLASLFISSAAYADDISLGVPGYGGSGCPSDSVSATISPDGKALSLLFDNYIVQAGGDTGKNMDRKTCNVAIPVHVPQGRSVSVLAVDYRGFNQLPRGARSQFNVEYFFAGTRGPTFVKTFSGPSEQDYLISNKIVADSMIWSACGEDVNLRTNSSIRVNTTRGQEAMSTVDTQDVKAAIVYQLQWKTCR encoded by the coding sequence ATGAAGAGATTTGGTCTCCTGCTGGCGTCGCTGTTCATCTCGTCCGCGGCCTATGCCGACGACATTTCCCTCGGCGTACCCGGCTATGGCGGTAGCGGGTGCCCGTCGGACAGCGTCTCCGCCACGATCAGTCCGGACGGCAAGGCGCTGAGCCTGCTGTTCGACAACTACATCGTCCAGGCCGGCGGTGATACGGGCAAGAACATGGATCGCAAGACCTGCAACGTGGCCATCCCGGTTCACGTGCCCCAGGGCCGCAGCGTGTCGGTTCTCGCGGTCGATTATCGCGGCTTCAACCAGCTGCCGCGTGGCGCCCGCTCTCAGTTCAACGTCGAATACTTCTTCGCGGGAACGCGCGGACCGACCTTCGTCAAGACTTTCTCCGGCCCAAGTGAACAGGATTACCTGATCTCCAACAAGATCGTGGCGGATTCCATGATCTGGTCGGCCTGCGGCGAAGACGTCAACCTGCGGACCAACTCGAGCATCCGCGTCAACACGACGCGTGGGCAGGAAGCCATGTCGACTGTCGATACGCAGGACGTGAAGGCCGCCATCGTCTATCAGCTGCAGTGGAAGACCTGCCGCTAA